The genomic DNA CACCCGACGACGGCACCGGCCAGAATGCCGATGAAGCACAGGACCGTCTTGTTGATGACGTCGCCATAGGTCATGCGGCCCGTCTGGGCCGGACCGGCCGACGGCTGCGTGTACATCTGCTGCAGCTGCTCCGGGCTCAGCGTCTGGCCCTGCTGCCGCGGATCGACCGCGACGCCGCCAGCCGGGCTGTGACCGTTCTGCGCCGCACCTGTCTGCTCGCGGAAGTTCCGCGAGTTGAAGACCGGGTTTCCACCGAGTGCCATGGATGTGCTCCTCACTAAAGTTCTCTGGCTACGAGCTTACCGGGTATAACGCACATCTGGGCCACAAAGTTCCCGTCGTCACCTGCTGTTAACGCAGCGATCCCCGCGCCGACAGGCGCGGGGATCGCGATCGGGTCACCCGTGCGGGTACCCCCAGTGGGACTCGAACCCACAACACAGAGATTTTAAGTCTCCTGCCTCTGCCGATTGGGCTATGGGGGCGCCCCTCAAGTGTACTCAGGTCAGGCGCTTGCTCCGGCCTTCTGCGACGACTTTGCGTCAGATCCCTGAGCGTCGCCCTTCTTCTCTTCGGGCTTCGGCTTCGGCGTGGCCGCATCGACGAACGCGCTACGCGGTTCCTCGAGGTCATACACCGGAGTGATATCGCGGCCCCACACGAACGAACCGATCCAGCCGCCGATCACGCGGGCCTTGCGCTCGAAGGTCGGCATGGCCATACCGTGGTAACCGCGGTGAGCCAGCCACGCCAGTCCGCCCTTCATCTTGATGCCCATCACCTTGGCGACACCCTTCCAGGTACCAAAGCCGGCCACGGCACCCAGGTTCTTGTGAACATAGGGGGTGACGGTGCCGACGCCGTAGCGGTGGGCGTAAATGTTCTTCGCCAGCAGCTTGGCCTGGCGCACGGCGTGCTGGGCATTCGGCACGCAGGTGCCGTCCGGCAATCCGCCCGTGACGTCCGGGACCGCGGAGACGTCGCCGGCCGCCCAAGCGCCCTCGACGACCTCGGTACGGTCCTCGTTCATGATGCGCAGGTCCTGTCCGGTGACGATCCGGCCGCGCGGCTCGAGCGCGAAGTCCGTGGAACGCACCATGGGGTTCGCCATCACGCCGGCGGTCCACAAGAGGGTGTCCGCACCGAAGGAACCGGCCGAAGACTTGTCGGTCATATCCGTCAGCTCGAGGACGCCGTCCTCAGCCTTGGCCAGCGAGGTGTTCAGCAGGACCTCGATACCGCGGGAACGCATGTGGGCGACGACCCACTCGGCCTGCTCCTCGGTGACCTCCGGCATGATCCGGCCCATGGCCTCGACGAGCTTGAAGCGGATCTCGTCCTGCTCCACACGCTCGTTCTTCTTCACCGCGCTGCGGACCATGTCCTCAAGTTCGGTGATGGCCTCGATGCCGGCGAATCCGCCGCCAACGACGACGAAGGTCAGGGCCGCTTCACGCTCGGGTCCGGCGGGCAACAGCGAGGCCGTCTCGATGCGCTCAAGCACCTTGTTGCGCAGCGCCACGGCCTCCTCGATGGTCTTCAGGCCGATGCCCGCCTCGGCCAAGCCGGGGATCGGGAAGGTTCGCGTCACCGCGCCGGCGGCCATGACGACGTCCTGATACGTCAGCTCGAACGGCTCGCCCTCGGCGGGCACGACGACGGCCTTACGGTTGGCGTGGTCCACGGCGGTGACGCGGCCGGTCACCAACTCGGCGTCAGGCAAGTGGGTCCGGTGAGAGACGATGGCGTGACGGGCCTCGATCTGGCCGCCGGCCACCTCCGGCAAGAAGGGCTGGTAGGTCATGTAGGGCAGCGGGTCGACGACGGTCACGATGCCGCCGTGGGCCTTAACCTTTTTCTGCAGGTTCTTCGCGACGTAGAGGCCGACGTAGCCACCGCCGACAACCAGAATGCGCGGACGGTCCGAGAGCTGGGGAGTGTTAGGCATGACTCCAGCATAGACCGAATCGGCTGGTTTGTGAAAACATTCACTAGCTGGTCAAGGGGCCGACCAGCCCCTGCAGGCTCCGCCCCTAGCCGCGCTTCTCCGGTAAATCGTCAAAGGGGTCATGCCCGCGGCCCGTCGTCCACTCGTTGCCCGCGATGGTGCCCTCTTGGACCTGCTCCCCTAAGGCCGCGCGGCGGGTGGCGCGCACTCGCCACAGACCGAGTGCTGCGACGAGGAGCAGGGCGAGGGCGGAGGCCCCCAACGTCACGGGCCCGACGACGGCGCCGCGCTCGGGCGGCTCAACGGCCGCCGGCGCCGCGATCGGTTCCACCGTCGACTCGGCGTCCATGCTCGGTGCGGGCTCGCTGGGTTCCGGCTGCGTCTCACCCCGGCGGTGCACCCGGATCCACTCGGAGATCGTGCCCAGCGGGTTGGTCTCTACCGGGTCAACGTCGGCGGTCAACGCCGCCTCGGCGTCCAGAATGCCGTACCCGTAGAGGTTGTCGAAGCCCGGCTCCCCCGCGTCTTCGGCAGTCTTCAGGATGCGATTGATGACATTCTCCGCCGACAAATCGGGTTCGGCGGAGCGAATCAGGGCGGCCACGCCGGCCACCAGCGGGGCAGCACCGGAAGATCCTGACCATCCGGCGTACCCGCCACCGGGCAAGCCGCCGACGAGCGGGTCCGCAGGGGCCGCCACGCCAATGGTGATGCCCTGGGTCGAGGCATCCCAGCTGGCTTGGC from Zhihengliuella flava includes the following:
- a CDS encoding NAD(P)/FAD-dependent oxidoreductase; its protein translation is MPNTPQLSDRPRILVVGGGYVGLYVAKNLQKKVKAHGGIVTVVDPLPYMTYQPFLPEVAGGQIEARHAIVSHRTHLPDAELVTGRVTAVDHANRKAVVVPAEGEPFELTYQDVVMAAGAVTRTFPIPGLAEAGIGLKTIEEAVALRNKVLERIETASLLPAGPEREAALTFVVVGGGFAGIEAITELEDMVRSAVKKNERVEQDEIRFKLVEAMGRIMPEVTEEQAEWVVAHMRSRGIEVLLNTSLAKAEDGVLELTDMTDKSSAGSFGADTLLWTAGVMANPMVRSTDFALEPRGRIVTGQDLRIMNEDRTEVVEGAWAAGDVSAVPDVTGGLPDGTCVPNAQHAVRQAKLLAKNIYAHRYGVGTVTPYVHKNLGAVAGFGTWKGVAKVMGIKMKGGLAWLAHRGYHGMAMPTFERKARVIGGWIGSFVWGRDITPVYDLEEPRSAFVDAATPKPKPEEKKGDAQGSDAKSSQKAGASA